The region TCCAGCCGGCATTCGCCGCACCGGACCCGGCATCGGTGATCCGCAGGAACGGCACCAGGTTGAGGATGTAGGGCAGGGCCAGCAGCCCGCCCAGCATCGCCGGCCAGGGAGTCAGCAGCATCAGCAGGCCGGCGGCGAGATAGGCAGCGGCGGCAAGCCATACCACCGGCCGCGCCCCCAGCACCGTGGCAATGGATCCGATCCCCCCTTCCCGGTCCGGCACCACGTCCTGCACCGCACCGAAGGCCTGGCTGGCCATGCCCCAGAGGAAGAACGCCCCCAGGACTGCCCAGAGCCCCGGGGTGAAGACCGCGCCGGCAAGGACCAGGCCGTACACTGCAGGGCTGACAAAGTGGGTGCTCGAGGTCATGGAATCCAGGAAGGGGCGTTCCTTGAACCGCAGTCCGGGCGCGCTGTACGCAATCACTGCAAAGACGCTGACTGCCAGCACCAGCCAGGACAG is a window of Arthrobacter sp. zg-Y1171 DNA encoding:
- a CDS encoding prenyltransferase, with amino-acid sequence MLLVSSRPLSWVNTAYPFAAAYLLTTGQIDLTWVIGTLYFLVPYNLAMYGINDVFDYESDLHNPRKGGVEGAVLDRGFHRITLWAAAITNVPFLGALILLGSPLSWLVLAVSVFAVIAYSAPGLRFKERPFLDSMTSSTHFVSPAVYGLVLAGAVFTPGLWAVLGAFFLWGMASQAFGAVQDVVPDREGGIGSIATVLGARPVVWLAAAAYLAAGLLMLLTPWPAMLGGLLALPYILNLVPFLRITDAGSGAANAGWKRFLKLNFLTGFLVTLLIIWYWPTR